From one Callithrix jacchus isolate 240 chromosome 2, calJac240_pri, whole genome shotgun sequence genomic stretch:
- the TAS2R1 gene encoding taste receptor type 2 member 1 codes for MLESDLILCFLLAVMQFLLGISMNGIIVVVNGIDLIKHRKMAPVDILLSCLALSRTFLQLFIFYVNLVVLFLMKLIMYPESFIIIMFINELELWFATWLGVFYCTKVSSVPHPLFIWLKMKISRLVPWMILGSLLYVSIICVFHSKYSAFFVPRSLMKFFSQNATIQIEDIPAAQIFSFAAELLVPLLIFLVAVLLLIFSLGRHTWQMRNTVASSRVPGRSGHISAWLSILSFLILYVSHYMMKAFLCSIRFHIRRFTFMLCILVIGTYPCGHSLILILGNPKLKQNAKKFLLHSKCCQ; via the coding sequence atgctGGAGTCTGACCTCATTCTCTGCTTTCTTCTTGCAGTGATGCAGTTTCTTCTTGGAATTTCCATGAATGGCATTATTGTGGTGGTGAATGGCATTGACTTGATCAAGCACAGAAAAATGGCTCCAGTGGATATCCTTCTTTCCTGCCTGGCACTTTCTAGAACTTTCCTGCAGTTGTTTATCTTCTACGTTAATCTGGTTGTTCTCTTCTTGATGAAATTAATCATGTATCCTGAGAGTTTTATAATTATCATGTTTATAAACGAATTGGAACTTTGGTTTGCCACATGGCTTGGCGTTTTCTACTGCACCAAGGTTTCCAGCGTCCCTCACCCACTCTTCATCTGGCTGAAGATGAAGATATCCAGATTGGTCCCGTGGATGATCCTGGGGTCTCTGCTATATGTATCTATCATTTGTGTTTTCCATAGCAAATATTCAGCGTTTTTTGTTCCACGCAGCCTCATGAAATTTTTCTCCCAAAATGCCACAATTCAAATAGAAGATATACCTGCTGCacagattttctcttttgctgctGAGCTCTTAGTGCCACTGCTTATTTTCCTTGTTGCTGTTCTGCTCTTGATTTTTTCTTTGGGGAGGCACACCTGGCAAATGAGAAACACAGTAGCCAGCAGCAGGGTACCTGGCAGGAGTGGCCACATCAGCGCATGGCTGTCCATCCTGTCCTTCCTAATCCTCTATGTTTCCCACTACATGATGAAAGCTTTTCTCTGTTCTATAAGGTTTCACATCAGAAGGTTCACCTTTATGCTCTGCATCCTTGTGATTGGCACATACCCTTGTGGACACTCTCTCATCTTAATTTTAGGAAATCCTAAAttgaaacaaaatgcaaaaaagttCCTCCTCCACAGTAAGTGCTGCCAGTAA